One Gordonia mangrovi genomic region harbors:
- a CDS encoding helix-turn-helix transcriptional regulator, with translation MLGIADHVAPRHAAVRPATHRTPRVADRIGAAREARREAEAQRRRQEALARLAQRRMPLPGAAEAKGSDDLHRRSRADAGMTLVTDTPAMRGPAKCACGAGGPELESPVLTVREIEVLRTWLVLETKPAVAQELYISLGTVNTHLTRIRAKYADVGRPAPTKAALVARAVQDGLITLDEL, from the coding sequence ATGTTAGGCATCGCCGATCACGTCGCGCCGCGTCACGCAGCTGTTCGCCCCGCTACTCATCGCACACCCCGGGTCGCCGATCGCATCGGCGCCGCACGTGAGGCCCGTCGTGAGGCCGAAGCCCAGCGCCGTCGGCAGGAGGCGCTCGCGCGTCTGGCCCAACGTCGGATGCCCTTGCCCGGTGCGGCAGAGGCCAAGGGCTCCGACGACCTGCACCGCAGGTCACGAGCGGATGCCGGCATGACCCTGGTCACCGACACTCCGGCGATGCGCGGGCCGGCGAAGTGTGCATGTGGCGCCGGTGGCCCCGAACTCGAGAGTCCCGTGCTGACCGTCCGAGAGATCGAAGTGCTCCGGACGTGGCTGGTGTTGGAGACGAAACCCGCTGTGGCGCAGGAGTTGTACATCTCACTGGGCACGGTGAACACGCACCTGACGCGAATTCGGGCGAAGTATGCCGACGTCGGTCGGCCCGCGCCGACAAAAGCTGCTCTGGTGGCGCGGGCCGTGCAGGACGGTCTGATCACCCTCGACGAACTCTGA
- the ruvB gene encoding Holliday junction branch migration DNA helicase RuvB, with translation MTDTSPDPDDRPVNPAELHSDGDFDAGLRPRSLADFIGQPRVCEQLELVLHGAKGRGSTPDHILLSGPPGLGKTSLAMIIAAEMGAAIRVTSGPALERAGDLAAMLSNLVEGDVLFIDEIHRIARPAEEMLYLAMEDFRVDVVVGKGPGATSIPLDVAPFTLVGATTRSGSLTGPLRDRFGFTAHMEFYETDELVRVLRRSAGILGIRLRDDAASEVARRSRGTPRIANRLLRRVRDYAEVRSDGVITVDIARAALAVYDVDDLGFDRLDRAVLGSLVRGFGGGPVGVSTLAVAVGEEPATVEEVCEPFLVRAGMMARTPRGRVATAAAWHHLGLTPPAGAMNATFGVRSRDVITDSLFDDL, from the coding sequence GTGACCGACACCTCACCCGACCCCGACGACCGACCGGTCAACCCTGCCGAGCTGCATTCCGACGGTGACTTCGACGCCGGACTGCGGCCGCGCTCGCTGGCCGATTTCATCGGTCAACCCCGGGTGTGCGAGCAACTCGAGCTGGTGCTGCACGGAGCGAAGGGGCGAGGCAGCACGCCCGATCACATCCTGCTGTCGGGGCCGCCCGGTCTGGGCAAGACCTCGCTGGCGATGATCATCGCCGCCGAGATGGGCGCAGCGATCCGCGTCACCTCGGGGCCGGCACTCGAGCGGGCGGGCGACCTGGCCGCGATGCTGTCGAACCTGGTCGAGGGCGACGTGCTGTTCATCGACGAGATCCACCGCATCGCGCGTCCCGCCGAGGAGATGCTGTATCTGGCCATGGAGGACTTCCGCGTCGACGTGGTCGTCGGCAAGGGACCCGGGGCGACCTCGATCCCGTTGGACGTCGCGCCGTTCACGCTCGTCGGCGCCACCACGCGCTCGGGTTCGCTGACGGGCCCGCTGCGTGATCGGTTCGGGTTCACCGCGCACATGGAGTTCTACGAGACCGACGAGCTCGTTCGGGTGCTGCGCCGCTCGGCGGGCATCCTCGGCATTCGACTACGCGACGACGCGGCGAGCGAGGTGGCGCGGCGCTCACGGGGCACACCGCGCATCGCCAACCGGCTGTTGCGCCGCGTCCGCGACTACGCCGAGGTCCGCAGCGACGGCGTGATCACGGTGGACATCGCCCGCGCCGCGCTCGCCGTGTACGACGTCGACGACCTGGGCTTCGACCGTCTCGACCGGGCCGTGCTGGGATCGCTCGTGCGGGGCTTCGGCGGAGGACCGGTCGGCGTGTCGACCTTGGCGGTGGCCGTCGGAGAGGAACCCGCCACCGTCGAGGAGGTCTGTGAGCCGTTCCTGGTGCGGGCCGGGATGATGGCGCGGACGCCGCGCGGGCGGGTGGCGACGGCGGCGGCCTGGCATCACCTCGGGCTCACCCCGCCGGCGGGCGCGATGAACGCCACGTTCGGGGTGCGCAGTCGCGACGTCATCACCGACAGTCTCTTCGACGACCTCTGA
- the yajC gene encoding preprotein translocase subunit YajC: protein MESLFFPLLLALLAGFMFLSIRKQKKRMSEMQDMQNSVATGARVQLTAGMFATVVESTPDFVDLEIATGVVTRFSRQAIVRVVPTDEAAETYPGAFTARPEELDDEDGSGQIDAPGTESRPDDSSFADRPGDGTTEDK, encoded by the coding sequence ATGGAGTCCCTCTTCTTCCCCCTTCTGCTGGCCCTGTTGGCCGGATTCATGTTCCTGAGCATCCGTAAGCAGAAGAAGCGCATGTCCGAGATGCAGGACATGCAGAACTCCGTGGCCACCGGTGCGCGCGTGCAGCTGACGGCCGGCATGTTCGCGACCGTCGTCGAGTCGACGCCGGACTTCGTCGACCTGGAGATCGCGACCGGCGTGGTGACCCGATTCAGCCGCCAGGCGATCGTGCGCGTGGTTCCCACCGACGAGGCCGCCGAGACCTACCCGGGCGCGTTCACTGCTCGCCCCGAGGAACTCGACGACGAGGACGGTTCCGGCCAGATCGACGCGCCGGGCACCGAGTCCCGCCCCGACGACTCCTCGTTCGCCGATCGGCCGGGCGACGGTACCACCGAGGACAAGTGA
- the ruvA gene encoding Holliday junction branch migration protein RuvA: MIASVRGPVLDVALDHVVIDCGGVGYRVLVTPATVGALRRGEEATLLTSMIVREDSMTLYGFTDADARALFTLLQTVTGVGPRLAMAILAVLEPASLRRALAESDVKALTAVPGVGKRVGERLVVELRDKVDAPTSGGPGLVASPSAGSVRDQVAEALVGLGFTAGPADKAVTTVLSDEPDADASTVLRKSLALMGKTA; encoded by the coding sequence ATGATCGCGTCGGTGCGCGGCCCCGTGCTGGATGTGGCCCTCGATCACGTCGTCATCGACTGTGGCGGTGTGGGCTACCGGGTGTTGGTGACCCCGGCGACGGTCGGCGCGTTGCGCCGCGGTGAGGAAGCGACCTTGCTCACATCGATGATCGTGCGCGAGGACTCGATGACGCTCTACGGGTTCACCGATGCCGACGCCCGGGCGCTGTTCACCCTGCTGCAGACCGTCACCGGGGTCGGGCCGCGCCTGGCGATGGCGATCCTGGCGGTGCTCGAACCGGCTTCGCTGCGTCGTGCGCTCGCCGAGTCCGATGTGAAGGCCCTGACGGCGGTGCCGGGTGTGGGCAAAAGGGTCGGCGAACGCCTGGTGGTGGAACTGCGTGACAAGGTGGACGCGCCGACGTCGGGAGGGCCGGGGCTGGTCGCGTCGCCTTCCGCCGGCTCGGTGCGTGACCAGGTCGCCGAGGCCCTGGTGGGGTTGGGATTCACGGCCGGGCCCGCAGATAAGGCGGTCACCACCGTGCTCTCCGACGAACCCGACGCCGACGCCTCCACCGTGCTGCGCAAGTCACTGGCTTTGATGGGAAAGACCGCATGA
- a CDS encoding ABC transporter substrate-binding protein, translating into MSTCVAVLLLLTAVVTACGDDGPPTIDYVLDARIDTYNANTVDGNAAGVLMATTRMLPGFSYLGAQGQVTPDRDIGTVTPVPGTGLTLRYDFSPAAGFSDETALDCDDLVLAWAAMSGRFPGFRPATTAGYRDIETVDCDLGSRTATARFAQGRDYRDWLSLFGAGTMLPAHVVARLAGVGDVVRPIRDGDRAAIAEIADAWNTGFDLTPGPVDPARFPASGPYRIQEYSQSGGLELVSNESWWGDAPATSRVVLWGRGTDAERRLSEGAFDVADVSSGIVAGDVVASGSEEARLPIPKPNRALAVEELVLAQRGVFAELPARRAFASCLPRDGLAREFGQGAQIWNLRVLAPADNLAGQLNGAFGRAYARPNLPRARTLSADASGDAPMTVRIGYLAPMQRRAQMVAAIAESCRQVGIEVVDAGSPDITPAALADDVDALIVANGASFAAAGAANPSRDAFALRGGDPLNINNYRNPRVSGAIDRLVASDLAADRLDLVRTIENTAWATLPSIPLFAAPRMQVLGPRVDNVVSGLGRNGTGWNMDRWTVRD; encoded by the coding sequence ATGTCCACGTGCGTGGCCGTGTTGCTGTTGCTGACGGCCGTGGTGACCGCGTGCGGCGACGACGGCCCGCCCACGATCGACTACGTGCTCGATGCGCGGATCGACACCTACAACGCGAACACCGTCGACGGCAACGCCGCCGGCGTCCTGATGGCGACCACGCGGATGCTGCCGGGTTTCAGCTATCTCGGTGCGCAAGGCCAGGTGACCCCGGACCGCGACATCGGTACCGTGACGCCGGTGCCCGGCACGGGGCTCACGCTGCGCTACGACTTCTCGCCGGCCGCCGGCTTCTCCGACGAGACGGCGCTCGACTGCGACGATCTGGTCCTGGCCTGGGCGGCGATGAGCGGTCGGTTCCCGGGCTTCCGGCCCGCGACGACCGCCGGCTACCGCGACATCGAGACGGTCGACTGTGATCTCGGCTCCAGGACGGCGACCGCTCGGTTCGCACAGGGACGGGACTACCGGGACTGGTTGTCGCTGTTCGGTGCGGGAACGATGCTGCCCGCACACGTGGTGGCGCGTCTGGCCGGCGTCGGCGACGTCGTGCGGCCGATCCGTGACGGTGACCGCGCTGCCATCGCCGAGATCGCCGACGCCTGGAACACCGGCTTCGACCTGACGCCGGGCCCCGTCGACCCGGCTCGGTTCCCGGCGTCGGGGCCGTACCGAATCCAGGAGTACTCGCAGTCGGGTGGTCTGGAGTTGGTGTCCAACGAGTCGTGGTGGGGAGACGCCCCCGCCACGTCGCGGGTCGTGTTGTGGGGGAGAGGTACCGATGCCGAACGTCGACTGTCGGAGGGGGCATTCGACGTCGCCGACGTGAGTTCCGGCATCGTCGCCGGCGATGTGGTGGCCTCGGGTTCCGAAGAGGCCCGGCTGCCGATCCCCAAACCCAATCGGGCGCTCGCGGTCGAGGAGTTGGTGCTCGCCCAGCGCGGCGTGTTCGCCGAACTCCCGGCCCGACGGGCATTCGCGTCGTGCCTACCACGTGATGGGCTCGCACGGGAGTTCGGGCAGGGCGCCCAGATCTGGAATCTGCGGGTCCTCGCGCCCGCCGACAACCTGGCCGGACAGCTCAACGGGGCGTTCGGCCGCGCCTATGCACGACCCAATCTGCCCCGAGCGCGCACTCTCAGCGCCGATGCCTCGGGCGACGCGCCGATGACCGTGCGGATCGGATATCTGGCGCCGATGCAGCGTCGGGCACAGATGGTGGCCGCCATCGCCGAATCCTGTCGGCAGGTGGGTATCGAGGTGGTCGACGCGGGCTCGCCCGACATCACCCCGGCGGCGTTGGCCGATGATGTCGACGCGCTGATCGTGGCCAACGGAGCCTCGTTCGCCGCAGCGGGGGCAGCGAACCCATCGCGGGACGCCTTTGCCCTGCGCGGTGGTGATCCGCTCAACATCAACAACTACCGCAACCCCCGGGTCAGTGGCGCGATCGATCGCCTGGTGGCCTCCGACCTGGCAGCCGACCGCCTCGATCTGGTGCGCACGATCGAGAACACGGCGTGGGCGACGCTGCCGTCGATCCCGCTGTTCGCGGCGCCGCGGATGCAGGTCCTCGGCCCCCGGGTCGATAATGTTGTTTCGGGTCTGGGCCGCAATGGGACCGGGTGGAACATGGATCGGTGGACGGTACGTGACTGA
- the ruvC gene encoding crossover junction endodeoxyribonuclease RuvC encodes MRVMGVDPGLTRCGIALVESGRGRSVTALDVDVVRTSADMELADRLITVYTAACHWLDVHQPDVVAIERVFAQNQVSTAMGTAQAGGVIALAAGQRDVPVRFHTPSEVKAAVTGSGRADKAQVTAMVTRILGMQTKPRPADAADALALAICHCWRGPMTEKMVEAQRRADEMARRHRARIAEAGRHRPAQGGAAQGTRTGKGGAA; translated from the coding sequence GTGCGGGTGATGGGAGTCGACCCCGGATTGACCCGGTGCGGCATCGCGCTGGTCGAATCGGGGCGGGGGCGCTCGGTCACCGCGCTCGACGTCGACGTCGTGCGTACCTCCGCCGACATGGAACTCGCCGACCGACTGATCACGGTGTACACCGCGGCGTGCCATTGGCTCGACGTCCACCAGCCGGACGTGGTGGCGATCGAGCGGGTCTTCGCGCAGAACCAGGTGTCGACCGCGATGGGCACCGCGCAAGCGGGCGGGGTCATCGCGCTGGCCGCCGGACAGCGCGACGTGCCGGTGCGGTTTCACACGCCATCCGAGGTCAAAGCCGCAGTCACCGGAAGTGGTCGCGCCGACAAAGCGCAGGTCACCGCGATGGTGACCCGAATCCTGGGCATGCAGACCAAGCCGCGCCCCGCCGATGCCGCGGATGCGTTGGCGCTGGCGATCTGCCATTGCTGGCGTGGACCGATGACGGAGAAGATGGTCGAGGCGCAGCGCCGTGCCGACGAGATGGCCCGCCGGCACCGCGCACGGATCGCCGAGGCAGGTCGCCATCGCCCGGCCCAGGGCGGGGCGGCGCAGGGCACAAGGACCGGGAAGGGGGGAGCGGCATGA
- a CDS encoding acyl-CoA thioesterase, with translation MATIEEILQVEAIETDIYRGPAFRSHLQRTFGGQVAGQALMSATRTVDDDFAVHSLHGYFLRPGNPDLPAVFLVDRIRDGRSFTTRRVTGIQQGEAIFTMSASFHVRTDHGIEHQDRMPPAPSPDDLPDQMNELSDEAKAVFKEWQEFDLRLVPREQMPTSNYFAAQQRVWFRHRRRLPDDQVFHVGTLAYMSDMTLLGSSKVPHPGVEPQAASLDHAMWFMRPFRADEWLLYDQTSPSADAGRALTQGRIFDLDGRMVAAVTQEGLSRTGRDMPADQHARREQ, from the coding sequence GTGGCAACCATCGAGGAGATTCTTCAGGTCGAGGCGATCGAGACCGACATCTACCGCGGGCCGGCCTTCCGTAGCCATCTGCAGCGGACCTTCGGCGGACAGGTCGCCGGTCAGGCACTCATGTCGGCGACGCGCACAGTCGACGACGATTTCGCGGTGCACTCGCTGCACGGCTATTTCCTGCGTCCGGGGAACCCGGATCTACCCGCAGTGTTCCTTGTCGACAGAATTCGGGACGGCCGCTCGTTCACGACTCGCCGCGTGACCGGAATCCAGCAGGGCGAGGCCATCTTCACCATGTCGGCGTCGTTCCATGTGCGGACCGACCACGGCATCGAGCATCAGGATCGGATGCCGCCGGCTCCGTCGCCCGACGATCTGCCCGACCAGATGAACGAACTGTCCGACGAGGCGAAGGCGGTCTTCAAGGAATGGCAGGAGTTCGACCTGCGCCTGGTGCCGCGCGAGCAGATGCCGACCTCGAACTACTTCGCCGCTCAGCAGCGCGTGTGGTTCCGGCATCGTCGTCGCCTTCCCGATGACCAGGTGTTCCATGTGGGCACGCTCGCCTATATGAGCGACATGACCTTGTTGGGGTCATCGAAGGTGCCGCATCCGGGTGTGGAACCGCAGGCTGCATCATTGGATCATGCGATGTGGTTCATGCGTCCGTTCCGTGCCGACGAGTGGCTGCTCTACGATCAGACCTCGCCATCCGCCGACGCCGGTCGAGCCCTGACCCAGGGGCGGATCTTCGACCTCGATGGTCGCATGGTGGCCGCCGTGACCCAGGAGGGCCTGAGTCGTACCGGGCGCGATATGCCGGCCGACCAGCACGCGCGGCGGGAGCAATGA
- the pdxT gene encoding pyridoxal 5'-phosphate synthase glutaminase subunit PdxT produces MNAAHNPRIGVLALQGDVREHLAALADAGAEPATVRRPSELADVDGLVIPGGESTTMSNLLGVLDLYDPLRERLAAGMPAYGSCAGMIMLATTILDTRPDARHLDALDITVRRNAFGRQVESFETDLQFRGVTDRAGDPPMRAVFIRAPWVESITPDVQVLARVPEGPAKDRIVAVRQNNVLATSFHPEVTGDRRVHRYFVEMVRESGV; encoded by the coding sequence ATGAACGCCGCGCACAACCCGCGGATCGGCGTGCTCGCACTGCAGGGTGATGTGCGTGAACACCTGGCCGCCCTGGCCGATGCCGGCGCCGAGCCGGCGACGGTCCGGCGGCCGTCCGAACTCGCCGATGTGGACGGGCTCGTCATCCCCGGCGGTGAATCCACCACCATGAGCAACCTGCTCGGTGTGCTCGATCTGTACGATCCGCTGCGCGAACGCTTGGCCGCCGGGATGCCCGCTTATGGTTCGTGTGCCGGAATGATCATGCTGGCCACCACCATCCTCGACACCAGACCCGACGCACGGCACCTGGATGCATTGGATATCACCGTGCGGCGCAACGCTTTCGGGCGGCAGGTGGAGAGCTTCGAAACCGATCTCCAGTTCCGTGGTGTCACCGACCGCGCGGGCGACCCGCCGATGCGGGCGGTGTTCATCCGCGCTCCGTGGGTGGAGTCCATCACGCCCGATGTGCAGGTACTCGCCCGGGTGCCCGAAGGGCCCGCGAAGGATCGCATCGTCGCGGTCCGGCAGAACAATGTGCTCGCCACCTCGTTTCACCCGGAGGTCACCGGCGATCGCCGGGTGCACCGGTACTTCGTGGAGATGGTGCGCGAGTCGGGAGTGTGA
- a CDS encoding YebC/PmpR family DNA-binding transcriptional regulator, producing MSGHSKWATTKHKKAAIDAKRGKMFAKLVKNIEVAARTGGGDPAGNPTLYDAIQKAKKTSVPNDNIERARKRGAGEEAGGADWQTIMYEGYGPNGVAILIECLTDNRNRAAGEVRTAMTRNGGNMADPGSVAYLFTRKGVVTLEKNGQSEDDVLLAVLDAGAEEVNDLGESFEVISEPTDLVAVRTALVDAGIDYDSAEAAFRASVDVPVDADGARKVFKLIDALEDSDDVQNVYSNIDISDEVLAELDA from the coding sequence ATGAGCGGCCATTCCAAATGGGCCACCACCAAGCACAAGAAGGCGGCCATCGACGCCAAGCGCGGGAAGATGTTCGCCAAACTGGTCAAGAACATCGAGGTCGCGGCGAGGACCGGCGGCGGAGACCCGGCCGGTAACCCGACCCTCTACGACGCCATCCAGAAGGCGAAGAAGACCTCGGTGCCCAACGACAACATCGAGCGCGCTCGCAAACGCGGTGCGGGTGAAGAGGCCGGTGGCGCCGACTGGCAGACCATCATGTACGAGGGCTACGGGCCCAACGGGGTGGCGATCCTCATCGAGTGTCTCACCGACAACCGCAATCGCGCGGCCGGCGAGGTGCGGACCGCGATGACCCGCAACGGCGGCAACATGGCCGATCCGGGCTCGGTCGCGTATCTGTTCACGCGCAAGGGTGTGGTCACCCTGGAGAAGAACGGCCAGTCCGAGGACGACGTCCTGCTGGCCGTCCTCGATGCCGGCGCCGAAGAGGTCAATGACCTCGGTGAATCCTTCGAGGTGATCAGCGAGCCGACCGACCTGGTCGCGGTACGCACCGCCCTGGTCGATGCCGGTATCGACTACGACTCCGCCGAGGCCGCATTCCGCGCATCGGTCGACGTTCCGGTGGACGCCGACGGCGCGCGCAAGGTCTTCAAGCTCATCGACGCCCTCGAAGACTCCGACGACGTCCAGAATGTCTACAGCAACATCGACATCAGCGACGAGGTCCTCGCCGAACTCGACGCCTGA
- the secF gene encoding protein translocase subunit SecF, whose translation MTNAQRPNSGRDGGGRSAVIGDTVPDEAVEQGPAGPSDANYVAEKDRSFLSRLYTGTGAFGIIPARRTWYIVTAVILVICIASIAIRGFTLGIDFEGGTQVSIPVTAGVTVDSVDQVFAETLGEEPESVQTAGSGSAETVQVRTETLTAAETEQITRALADRFGPELTTSDVSSSDVSSTWGGEITEKMLIALVVFLVIVFIYITIRFDREMSVAALTSLFFDIVVTAGIYSLVGWEVTPATVIGLLTILGFSIYDTVVVFDKVSENTRSVLQTTRRTYAEQANLAVNQTLMRSINTTVISVLPIIALMVIAVWMLGVGTLKDLGLIQLVGVVVGAYSSIFLASPLLVTLKERRADIARHTTRVLDRRARVEAGDDLADDPRPVRGRPSGRRRAKAAEADAPQTPTGKARRAR comes from the coding sequence ATGACCAATGCGCAACGCCCCAACTCCGGGCGCGATGGCGGGGGACGCAGCGCCGTGATCGGCGACACCGTCCCCGACGAGGCCGTCGAACAGGGCCCGGCGGGTCCTTCCGACGCCAATTACGTGGCCGAGAAAGACCGTTCGTTCCTCTCGCGGCTGTACACCGGAACGGGCGCGTTCGGCATCATCCCGGCGCGACGCACCTGGTACATCGTCACCGCCGTGATCCTGGTCATCTGTATCGCCTCGATCGCCATCCGAGGTTTCACCCTGGGCATCGACTTCGAGGGCGGCACCCAGGTGTCCATCCCGGTGACCGCCGGGGTCACCGTCGACTCCGTCGACCAGGTGTTCGCCGAGACGCTCGGCGAGGAGCCGGAGTCGGTGCAGACCGCCGGCTCCGGATCGGCCGAGACGGTGCAGGTGCGTACCGAAACGCTGACCGCCGCCGAGACCGAACAGATCACGCGGGCGTTGGCCGACCGGTTCGGGCCCGAACTGACCACCTCGGATGTGAGTTCGTCGGACGTCAGCTCGACCTGGGGCGGCGAGATCACCGAGAAGATGTTGATCGCCCTCGTGGTGTTCCTGGTGATCGTGTTCATCTACATCACGATCCGGTTCGACCGGGAGATGTCGGTGGCGGCCCTCACCTCACTGTTCTTCGATATCGTCGTCACCGCCGGCATCTATTCGCTGGTCGGGTGGGAGGTGACGCCCGCGACCGTCATCGGTCTGCTCACCATCCTCGGTTTCTCGATCTACGACACCGTCGTGGTGTTCGACAAGGTCTCGGAGAACACCCGATCGGTGCTGCAAACCACCCGACGGACCTACGCCGAACAGGCCAATCTCGCGGTGAACCAGACACTGATGCGGTCGATCAACACCACGGTCATCTCCGTGCTGCCGATCATCGCCCTGATGGTGATCGCGGTGTGGATGCTCGGCGTCGGCACGCTGAAGGATCTCGGTCTCATCCAGCTGGTGGGTGTCGTGGTCGGCGCCTACTCGTCGATCTTCCTGGCCTCCCCGCTGCTGGTGACGCTGAAGGAACGGCGCGCCGACATCGCGCGGCACACCACGCGGGTACTCGATCGTCGCGCCCGCGTCGAGGCGGGCGACGACCTCGCAGACGACCCACGTCCGGTCCGTGGCCGGCCGTCGGGCCGTCGGCGTGCGAAAGCAGCGGAAGCCGACGCGCCCCAGACCCCGACCGGGAAAGCACGCCGGGCGCGTTAA
- the secD gene encoding protein translocase subunit SecD produces the protein MTTPRRASAKRSGPPREIPPWRPLTVFFVLLAIVYGLVFFTGGGSPTPKLGIDLQGGTRVTLTARTPDGQPPSREQLDQAKQIIEQRVNGLGVSGSEVVVNGDNLVITVPGDDGAQARTLGQTARLFVRPVENVAPAMPQPDSGDQNSEGQNGDGQNTAAQDSPEDDATQASAIAEQRELRQAPEGADLDALTAQMAQMDCSPDFYDPLQGNDLPDQYLVACSEDGSEVYLLGPEIIDGRDIANASAGTTQQAGSWVVQVEFKNEARDFWPTYTAQNIGKQTAFTLDTKVVSAPQIQGAITTPQTEISGDFSQQEAKDLANVLKYGSLPLSFEASDAETVSATLGLSSLKAGLIAGAVGMIAVLIYALLYYRMLGILTMLSLILSGAMVYGIIVLLGRWIGFTLDLAGIAGLIIGIGMTADSFVVYFERIKDEMREGRSFRSAVPRGWASARRTIWSGNAVSFIAAAVIYVLAIGEVRGFAFTLGLTTILDVVVVFLVTHPLVVLASRSEFLSRPKVNGLGAVSEVARRRRAAERAERVVATEGSAK, from the coding sequence GTGACCACACCGCGCCGGGCGTCGGCGAAGCGGTCGGGACCTCCACGTGAGATTCCGCCGTGGAGACCCCTGACCGTTTTCTTTGTGTTGTTGGCCATCGTTTACGGGCTGGTCTTCTTCACCGGCGGTGGATCGCCGACCCCGAAGCTCGGTATCGACCTGCAGGGCGGTACGCGGGTCACACTGACCGCGCGTACCCCCGACGGCCAGCCGCCGTCGCGGGAACAGCTCGACCAGGCCAAACAGATCATCGAGCAGCGCGTCAACGGGCTCGGTGTCTCGGGTTCCGAGGTGGTCGTGAACGGCGACAACCTGGTCATCACCGTTCCCGGTGACGACGGTGCCCAGGCCCGCACGCTCGGCCAGACAGCGCGTCTGTTCGTGCGTCCGGTGGAGAACGTGGCGCCCGCGATGCCGCAGCCGGACTCGGGCGATCAGAACTCCGAAGGTCAGAACGGTGACGGGCAGAACACCGCCGCCCAGGACTCGCCCGAGGATGACGCCACCCAGGCCTCCGCCATTGCCGAACAGCGCGAGCTGCGCCAGGCGCCCGAGGGCGCCGATCTCGACGCGCTGACCGCGCAGATGGCGCAGATGGACTGTTCGCCGGATTTCTACGATCCGCTGCAGGGCAACGATCTGCCCGACCAGTACCTCGTGGCCTGTTCGGAGGACGGCAGCGAGGTATATCTGCTCGGTCCCGAGATCATCGACGGCCGTGACATCGCCAACGCTTCGGCGGGTACCACACAGCAGGCCGGTTCGTGGGTCGTGCAGGTGGAGTTCAAGAACGAGGCGAGGGACTTCTGGCCGACGTACACCGCCCAGAACATCGGCAAGCAAACCGCCTTCACACTCGACACCAAGGTGGTGTCGGCGCCGCAGATCCAGGGTGCGATCACGACACCGCAGACCGAGATCAGCGGTGACTTCAGCCAGCAGGAGGCCAAAGACCTCGCCAACGTCCTCAAATACGGTTCGCTGCCGTTGTCGTTCGAGGCGTCCGACGCGGAGACGGTGTCGGCGACACTCGGATTGTCGTCGTTGAAGGCCGGCTTGATCGCCGGTGCGGTCGGCATGATCGCGGTGCTGATCTACGCACTGCTCTACTACCGGATGCTCGGCATTCTCACGATGCTGTCGCTGATCCTGTCGGGTGCGATGGTCTACGGGATCATCGTGTTGCTCGGCCGGTGGATCGGCTTCACCCTCGACCTCGCCGGCATCGCCGGCCTCATCATCGGTATCGGCATGACCGCCGACTCGTTCGTCGTCTACTTCGAGCGGATCAAGGACGAGATGCGGGAGGGACGAAGTTTCCGCTCCGCGGTGCCTCGCGGTTGGGCCAGCGCCCGGCGCACCATCTGGTCGGGTAACGCGGTCAGTTTCATCGCCGCGGCAGTCATTTATGTGCTGGCGATCGGCGAGGTCCGCGGCTTCGCCTTCACCCTCGGGTTGACCACCATCCTCGACGTGGTGGTGGTGTTCCTGGTGACCCATCCGCTGGTGGTGTTGGCGAGTCGGTCGGAGTTCCTGTCGCGGCCGAAGGTCAACGGTCTCGGCGCAGTCAGTGAGGTGGCCCGCCGACGTCGCGCGGCCGAGCGGGCTGAGCGCGTCGTGGCCACGGAAGGATCGGCGAAATGA